One Gordonia sp. SID5947 genomic region harbors:
- a CDS encoding NYN domain-containing protein, protein MSDDTVTPEITPPPASAGKGFAENISGQSAAPRVLLVWDAPNMDMGLGAILGGRPTAAYRPRFDALGRWLLQRTAEISAGAAGPNETPPSTLRSEASRRVEPEATVFTNIVPGSADVVRPWVDALRNVGYAVFAKPKLSDDSDVDADMLDHIELRRHTVGLAGLIVASADGQAFREPLLDVVADGIPVTVIGFREHASWALTTEELEFVDLEDIPAVFREPLPRIGLDSLPDDGAWLTPFRPLQALLH, encoded by the coding sequence ATGAGCGACGACACAGTCACACCGGAGATCACTCCCCCACCCGCGTCCGCCGGAAAAGGGTTCGCGGAGAACATCTCCGGTCAGAGCGCCGCCCCCCGGGTACTACTCGTCTGGGACGCGCCCAACATGGACATGGGACTCGGGGCGATCCTCGGCGGGCGTCCCACGGCTGCCTATCGTCCGCGGTTCGACGCTCTCGGGCGCTGGTTGCTGCAGCGGACCGCGGAGATATCGGCAGGCGCGGCCGGCCCGAACGAAACGCCTCCCAGCACCCTGAGGAGCGAAGCGTCTCGAAGGGTCGAGCCCGAGGCGACGGTGTTCACGAACATCGTGCCGGGCAGCGCCGACGTGGTGCGGCCGTGGGTCGACGCACTCCGCAATGTCGGATATGCGGTGTTCGCGAAGCCCAAGCTGTCCGACGACAGCGATGTGGACGCCGACATGCTCGACCACATCGAACTTCGCAGGCACACTGTGGGACTAGCTGGCCTGATCGTGGCCTCGGCCGACGGACAAGCGTTCCGGGAGCCGTTGCTCGACGTGGTGGCCGACGGTATCCCGGTCACGGTGATCGGGTTCCGGGAACACGCCAGCTGGGCATTGACCACCGAAGAGTTGGAGTTCGTCGACCTGGAGGACATCCCGGCGGTGTTCCGTGAGCCGCTGCCGCGCATCGGGCTCGATTCACTGCCCGACGACGGGGCGTGGCTCACACCGTTCCGACCACTGCAGGCACTCCTGCACTGA
- a CDS encoding universal stress protein — MSTLDVPIVAAVDGSERSLGALRWAAAAADREKRPLNIVQALEKPTAEIARGAVFKRGVVDALRADAEKSVREATALVEELAPGVTATGHVVDGKPALVLREVSGHAHLLAMGTRGLGGVQGLLLGSVSTNVTAHADCPVVVVGDDSPVTGPVVVGVDGSPVSKSAIVLALQQAALLNTSVVAVHSYPGFTSQMFYGEAEQLLRQLHEEATELIGEQLAGHRDDQPDVEVETVVAAQPAAQCILEAARDAQLVVLGSRGRGGFRGLLLGSTSRAVLHVAPCPVMIVRSHPES; from the coding sequence ATGTCCACGTTGGATGTACCGATCGTCGCCGCGGTGGACGGTTCGGAAAGATCACTCGGAGCACTGCGATGGGCCGCCGCGGCCGCCGACCGGGAGAAGCGGCCGCTGAACATCGTGCAGGCACTCGAGAAGCCCACCGCCGAGATCGCACGCGGCGCGGTGTTCAAACGAGGAGTCGTCGACGCGCTGCGTGCCGATGCGGAGAAATCCGTCCGGGAGGCGACCGCGCTCGTCGAGGAGCTGGCGCCGGGTGTCACCGCCACGGGCCACGTGGTCGACGGCAAGCCCGCACTCGTCTTGCGCGAGGTGTCCGGCCACGCACACCTTCTCGCGATGGGCACCCGAGGCCTCGGTGGTGTACAGGGTCTGCTGCTCGGCTCGGTCAGCACCAACGTGACCGCTCACGCCGACTGCCCGGTGGTGGTGGTCGGTGACGATTCACCGGTCACCGGACCGGTCGTCGTCGGCGTCGACGGTTCGCCGGTCTCGAAGTCTGCGATCGTGCTCGCACTCCAGCAGGCGGCGCTGCTGAACACCTCTGTCGTCGCCGTCCACAGCTATCCCGGGTTCACCAGCCAGATGTTCTACGGCGAGGCCGAACAACTGCTGCGGCAACTGCACGAGGAGGCCACCGAATTGATCGGCGAACAGTTGGCCGGCCATCGCGACGACCAGCCCGACGTCGAGGTCGAGACCGTCGTCGCGGCGCAGCCGGCCGCACAGTGCATCCTCGAGGCCGCTCGGGACGCGCAACTGGTGGTTCTCGGGAGCCGTGGTCGCGGCGGGTTCCGCGGGTTGCTGCTCGGTTCCACCAGCCGGGCGGTCCTCCACGTGGCACCGTGTCCGGTGATGATCGTCCGGAGTCACCCGGAGAGCTGA
- a CDS encoding DUF5931 domain-containing protein, whose translation MTLRGVPEPREPSRARQLAMEADTDPVGPLWRAAQLFRFFSYLYALGFQIAVNDDLLHDDTTWALFGVLSAWTLASGIAYYAGFGRNRYWVGADVAVACGLMLTTSYVADTSWAMNNQTWPTTLWAVNAVISVALLAGPIWGMLSGLLVGGTSAFVKGAFDLNFGRNATIIIIVAAGVAVGLAAVIARRAHAVLVQAAAIAAATEERERLSREVHDGVLQVLALIARRGREIGGPTTELARLAGEQERALRQLVSDAGQIAAAHRRADRAAADLGAILRGFAAEQVSVSAPASPVVIDAVVAEEIRAALHNILDNVNHHAGVSAQAFVLLEDLGDRVVVSVRDDGVGIPAGRLDEARRQGRMGISTSIVGRVEALGGTAMLDSGPGAGTEWELTIPVDREG comes from the coding sequence ATGACCCTTCGTGGCGTGCCCGAACCGCGTGAGCCCAGCCGCGCGCGTCAACTTGCCATGGAGGCCGACACCGATCCGGTCGGCCCGCTGTGGCGGGCCGCGCAGCTGTTCCGCTTCTTCTCCTATCTCTATGCGCTCGGCTTCCAGATCGCCGTCAACGACGACCTCCTCCACGACGACACGACGTGGGCGCTGTTCGGAGTGCTCTCCGCGTGGACCCTGGCCAGCGGTATCGCCTACTACGCGGGCTTCGGCCGCAACCGGTATTGGGTGGGTGCCGACGTCGCGGTCGCCTGCGGGCTCATGCTCACCACGTCGTATGTGGCCGACACGTCGTGGGCGATGAACAACCAGACCTGGCCGACCACGCTGTGGGCGGTCAACGCGGTCATCTCGGTCGCGCTGCTCGCCGGACCGATCTGGGGCATGCTCTCCGGGCTCCTGGTCGGCGGCACGAGTGCCTTCGTGAAGGGGGCCTTCGACCTGAATTTCGGGCGCAACGCGACGATCATCATCATCGTGGCGGCCGGTGTGGCCGTGGGGCTCGCGGCGGTGATCGCGCGGCGTGCCCACGCCGTCCTCGTGCAGGCGGCCGCGATCGCCGCGGCCACCGAGGAGCGGGAGCGGTTGTCGCGCGAGGTCCATGACGGCGTGTTGCAGGTTCTCGCGCTGATCGCCAGACGCGGCCGGGAGATCGGCGGTCCGACCACCGAACTCGCCCGGCTCGCCGGCGAGCAGGAGCGGGCGTTGCGGCAACTGGTTTCCGACGCCGGCCAGATCGCCGCCGCGCACAGGCGGGCCGATCGGGCTGCCGCCGACCTCGGCGCGATCCTGCGGGGGTTCGCCGCCGAGCAGGTCTCGGTGAGCGCACCCGCGTCGCCGGTGGTCATCGATGCCGTTGTCGCCGAAGAGATCCGGGCGGCTCTCCACAACATCCTGGACAACGTGAACCACCACGCGGGCGTGTCTGCGCAGGCTTTCGTGCTGCTCGAGGATCTCGGTGATCGGGTGGTGGTCAGTGTCCGCGACGACGGAGTCGGGATTCCGGCCGGACGACTCGACGAGGCGCGACGGCAAGGCCGCATGGGGATCTCGACGTCGATCGTCGGCCGGGTGGAGGCGCTCGGTGGGACCGCGATGCTCGATTCCGGGCCGGGTGCCGGCACAGAATGGGAACTGACGATTCCGGTGGACCGGGAGGGCTGA
- the trmB gene encoding tRNA (guanosine(46)-N7)-methyltransferase TrmB — translation MRNDGPVSESLDQSSRYPRVTSFRFRRGSLTTGQQRNWETLWPRLGRDLALGVDREPEEAVDLSELFGRDAPTVLEIGSGTGVSTAAMAAAEPDVDVLAVEVYKPGLAQLLGLVDRGGLTNVRMVRGDAVVVLTELLAPQSLAGIRVFFPDPWPKSRHHKRRLVQSGTLELMADRLVPGGVLHIATDHAGYAEWIAEHLATQRRDRPHVIQLTRDAPILLDRPTTKFEGRAEREGRGVNEFVYVRPDLPTSPDTEGGHE, via the coding sequence ATGCGCAACGATGGACCGGTGAGCGAGAGTCTCGATCAGTCCAGTCGCTATCCGCGGGTCACCAGTTTCCGGTTTCGCCGCGGCTCCCTGACGACGGGTCAGCAGCGCAATTGGGAAACCCTGTGGCCCCGATTGGGCCGCGATCTGGCCCTCGGGGTGGATCGCGAACCTGAAGAAGCAGTCGACCTGTCCGAGCTGTTCGGGCGCGACGCGCCGACTGTCCTGGAGATCGGCAGCGGTACCGGGGTGTCGACGGCAGCGATGGCGGCGGCCGAACCAGACGTCGACGTACTCGCGGTGGAGGTCTACAAACCAGGGCTCGCCCAGCTGCTCGGGCTCGTCGATCGCGGCGGACTGACAAACGTCCGGATGGTCCGCGGTGACGCCGTCGTGGTGCTCACCGAACTCCTGGCACCGCAGAGCCTCGCCGGGATCCGGGTGTTCTTCCCGGACCCGTGGCCGAAATCACGCCACCACAAGCGCAGGCTGGTGCAGAGCGGCACCCTGGAGCTGATGGCCGACCGCCTCGTGCCGGGCGGCGTGCTCCACATCGCCACCGACCACGCCGGGTACGCGGAATGGATCGCGGAGCATCTCGCCACCCAGCGCCGGGACCGGCCGCACGTGATCCAGCTGACCCGGGACGCACCGATCCTGCTCGACCGGCCGACCACGAAGTTCGAGGGCCGTGCCGAGCGCGAGGGACGCGGGGTCAACGAATTCGTCTATGTCCGTCCCGATCTCCCGACATCTCCGGACACCGAAGGCGGCCACGAATGA
- a CDS encoding response regulator transcription factor has translation MASVDRTSDGACLRVMVVDDHPIWRDGVARDLAEEGFEVVATADGVGSARRRAGAVTPDVVLMDMQLPDGSGADATAAVLEVSPSSRVLVLSASDERDDVLQAVKAGASGYLVKSSSRAELVAAVRAVADGQAVFTPGLAGLILGEYRRLSAEPDRDQPRPSLTDRETEVLRHVAKGLSAKQVANKLSLSHRTVENHVQATLRKLQLGNRVELTRYAIEHGLDE, from the coding sequence ATGGCGAGCGTGGACAGGACATCCGACGGTGCGTGTCTGCGGGTGATGGTGGTCGACGACCACCCGATCTGGCGCGATGGCGTGGCACGCGATCTTGCCGAGGAAGGCTTCGAGGTGGTCGCGACCGCCGACGGGGTCGGCAGCGCCCGGCGCCGGGCCGGTGCGGTGACGCCCGACGTTGTACTGATGGACATGCAGTTGCCGGACGGGAGTGGCGCGGACGCGACGGCCGCCGTGCTCGAGGTGTCGCCGTCGTCGCGGGTGCTGGTGCTGTCGGCCTCCGATGAACGCGACGATGTCCTCCAGGCGGTGAAGGCCGGGGCGAGTGGATATCTCGTGAAGTCGTCGTCGAGAGCGGAACTGGTCGCCGCGGTGCGGGCCGTCGCCGACGGTCAGGCGGTGTTCACCCCGGGTCTCGCGGGCCTGATCCTCGGCGAGTACCGGCGACTGTCGGCAGAGCCGGATCGCGATCAGCCCCGTCCCTCCCTGACCGATCGGGAGACCGAGGTGCTCCGTCACGTCGCAAAAGGGTTGAGCGCCAAGCAGGTAGCGAACAAGCTGTCGCTGAGTCATCGGACCGTCGAGAACCATGTGCAGGCCACCCTGCGCAAGTTGCAGCTCGGCAACCGGGTGGAGTTGACCCGGTACGCGATCGAGCACGGGCTCGACGAGTGA
- a CDS encoding DUF6802 family protein, which produces MDMSFLGGDPLGADGFGADGFGADGFGADGFGADEFGDADRVTAGQEASSPEDHLWMHADGRVWDLGPADVDTDDDGVRDSLTRTGAGGMTVYTDADHDGQVDKITEIDAQGMFSSSTLDLDSGAWVPTDTGRLG; this is translated from the coding sequence ATGGACATGTCATTTCTCGGCGGTGACCCGCTCGGCGCAGATGGGTTCGGCGCAGATGGGTTCGGTGCGGATGGGTTCGGTGCGGATGGGTTCGGTGCCGACGAGTTCGGTGATGCGGATCGTGTGACGGCCGGCCAGGAGGCATCCTCGCCGGAAGATCACCTGTGGATGCATGCCGACGGGCGGGTCTGGGACCTCGGGCCGGCCGACGTCGACACCGACGACGACGGCGTACGGGATTCGCTCACCCGCACCGGCGCCGGCGGCATGACCGTCTACACCGATGCCGACCACGACGGTCAGGTCGACAAGATCACCGAGATCGACGCGCAGGGCATGTTCTCCTCGAGCACCCTTGACCTCGACAGCGGCGCCTGGGTGCCGACCGACACCGGGCGTCTCGGCTGA